One Myxococcus stipitatus DNA segment encodes these proteins:
- a CDS encoding IF-2 protein, whose translation MNETPRQGFGYRARRTFTRLLVFLLILGLGGAVVFLLSQLNARTFTLTAVDGQLVVMKGRTAPAGALPYRPGDPRLADAYAPIPLEGQDVTLLLMQKFTERDELDRALFPLLESLARPRIASEEAPRVEQGLYYLRRAQKLGGITEEQRLTLQKLLTEVAYFQARQKLEDARRLISDALAQLKVAAESESRHARSAHQMLSTVGPPARDMEEALRRAVHTLSGPRSTQGEEAAPQQTPPPAPTPPPTEGAPQGTGPTPPVENDADSGTTP comes from the coding sequence ATGAACGAGACACCCCGACAGGGCTTCGGCTACCGCGCACGGCGGACCTTCACGCGGCTCTTGGTCTTCCTCCTCATCCTCGGGCTGGGCGGCGCCGTCGTCTTCCTCCTCTCCCAGCTCAACGCGCGCACCTTCACCCTGACGGCCGTGGACGGCCAGCTGGTGGTCATGAAGGGCCGCACCGCCCCGGCGGGCGCCCTCCCCTACCGCCCCGGCGACCCGCGCCTGGCGGACGCCTACGCCCCCATCCCCCTCGAGGGCCAGGACGTCACGCTCCTGTTGATGCAGAAGTTCACCGAGCGCGACGAGCTGGACAGGGCCCTGTTCCCCCTCCTGGAGTCGCTGGCGCGGCCCCGCATCGCCTCGGAGGAGGCCCCCCGGGTGGAGCAGGGCCTGTACTACCTGCGCCGCGCCCAGAAGCTGGGCGGCATCACCGAGGAGCAGCGCCTCACCCTCCAGAAGCTCCTCACGGAGGTGGCCTACTTCCAGGCCCGCCAGAAGCTCGAGGACGCCCGCCGCCTCATCAGCGACGCCCTCGCCCAGCTCAAGGTCGCCGCCGAGAGTGAGAGCCGCCACGCACGCAGCGCGCACCAGATGCTCTCCACCGTGGGGCCCCCCGCCCGCGACATGGAGGAGGCCCTGCGCCGCGCGGTCCACACCCTGAGCGGCCCCCGGAGCACGCAGGGTGAAGAAGCGGCGCCGCAGCAGACGCCCCCACCCGCACCCACTCCGCCCCCCACGGAAGGGGCTCCGCAGGGCACCGGCCCCACGCCTCCGGTCGAAAATGACGCGGATTCCGGCACGACTCCCTGA
- a CDS encoding ribonucleoside-diphosphate reductase subunit alpha: MNFETPVKPSSAPMPVPPAPNGHPVPAASATPVAPEATTSEFASTTMRVRKRNGTAEPVDLNKIVRAVGKSCVGLSRVDVMRVATKTISGLYDGATTRELDSLSIQTAAALIVEEPEYARLSARLLATFIQKEVSNQDIHSFSQSVAAGHKHGLIADRLLQFVQANARKLNAAIDPSRNDLFEYFGLRTVYDRYLLKNPQTREVLETPQEFFLRVACALSGDNAREAIELYRLFSSLEYLPSSPTLFNSGTRHEQLSSCFLLDSPADELDAIYRKYSDIAMLSKFSGGIGVGYHRVRARGSLIRSTNGHSNGIVPWLKTLDASVAAVNQGGKRKGACCVYLETWHADIEDFLELRDNTGDDARRTHNLNLANWVPDLFMKRVESEGDWSLFDPKVVPHLTDLYGEAFEKAYVEAEAAGLAMRKVKARDLYARMMKTLAQTGNGWMTFKDISNRKSNQTGQPGNVIHLSNLCTEILEVTSQGETAVCNLGSLNLGRMVVDGKFDFERLRANAQLALKQLDRVIDLNYYPIPAAADSNRRWRPVGLGLMGLQDVFFQLRLPFDAPEARELSKRISEEIYYAALSTSCELAEQFGAHPSFPETRAAKGELQFDSWGVKPTDVARWDALRARIVKHGLRNSLMIAIAPTATIASIAGCYECIEPQVSNLFKRETLSGDFLQVNRYLVRDLQALGMWNEAVRNRIKLAEGSIQDLTELPADLRAIYRTAWELPMRSLLDMAADRGAFIDQSQSLNLFVETPNIGKLSSMYFYAWQKGLKTTYYLRSRPATRIAKATVGSSSSATPQAAAPAPVAQASKVTDAEAVACSLENPEACEACQ, encoded by the coding sequence GTGAACTTCGAGACGCCCGTCAAGCCGTCTTCCGCGCCGATGCCTGTCCCGCCCGCCCCCAACGGCCATCCGGTCCCGGCCGCGAGCGCGACACCCGTGGCCCCCGAGGCCACCACGAGCGAGTTCGCGTCCACGACGATGCGGGTGCGCAAGCGCAACGGCACCGCGGAGCCGGTGGACCTGAACAAGATCGTCCGGGCGGTGGGCAAGAGCTGCGTGGGGCTGTCGCGCGTGGACGTGATGCGCGTGGCCACGAAGACCATCTCCGGCCTCTACGACGGCGCCACCACGCGCGAACTGGACAGCCTGTCCATCCAGACGGCCGCGGCGCTCATCGTCGAGGAGCCCGAGTACGCGCGCCTGTCCGCGCGCCTGCTGGCCACCTTCATCCAGAAGGAGGTCAGCAACCAGGACATCCACTCGTTCAGCCAGTCCGTCGCCGCGGGCCACAAGCACGGCCTCATCGCGGACCGGCTGCTGCAGTTCGTCCAGGCCAACGCGCGCAAGCTCAACGCCGCCATCGACCCGTCGCGCAACGACCTGTTCGAGTACTTCGGCCTGCGCACCGTCTACGACCGGTATCTGCTGAAGAACCCGCAGACGCGCGAGGTCCTGGAGACGCCGCAGGAGTTCTTCCTGCGCGTGGCGTGCGCGCTCAGCGGCGACAACGCCCGCGAGGCCATCGAGCTCTACCGCCTGTTCAGCTCGCTGGAGTACCTGCCCAGCTCCCCCACCCTCTTCAACTCCGGCACGCGCCACGAGCAGCTCTCCAGCTGCTTCCTGCTGGACTCCCCCGCGGACGAACTGGACGCCATCTACCGGAAGTACTCGGACATCGCGATGCTGTCGAAGTTCTCCGGCGGCATCGGCGTGGGCTACCACCGGGTGCGCGCGCGCGGTTCGCTCATCCGCTCCACCAACGGCCACTCCAACGGCATCGTCCCCTGGCTGAAGACGCTGGACGCCTCCGTCGCCGCGGTGAACCAGGGCGGCAAGCGCAAGGGCGCCTGCTGCGTGTACCTGGAGACGTGGCACGCGGACATCGAGGACTTCCTCGAGCTGCGCGACAACACCGGTGACGACGCGCGCCGCACGCACAACCTGAACCTGGCCAACTGGGTGCCGGACCTGTTCATGAAGCGCGTGGAGTCGGAGGGCGACTGGAGCCTGTTCGACCCCAAGGTGGTGCCGCACCTGACGGACCTGTACGGCGAGGCCTTCGAGAAGGCCTACGTGGAGGCCGAGGCCGCGGGCCTGGCGATGCGCAAGGTCAAGGCGCGCGACCTGTACGCCCGGATGATGAAGACGCTGGCGCAGACGGGCAACGGCTGGATGACCTTCAAGGACATCAGCAACCGCAAGAGCAACCAGACGGGCCAGCCCGGCAACGTCATCCACCTGTCCAACCTGTGCACCGAAATCCTGGAGGTGACGAGCCAGGGCGAGACGGCGGTGTGCAACCTGGGCTCGCTCAACCTGGGCCGCATGGTGGTGGACGGGAAGTTCGACTTCGAGCGGCTGCGCGCCAACGCCCAGCTGGCGCTCAAGCAGTTGGACCGCGTCATCGACCTCAACTACTACCCCATCCCCGCCGCCGCGGACTCCAACCGCCGCTGGCGCCCGGTGGGCCTGGGGCTGATGGGCCTGCAGGACGTGTTCTTCCAGCTGCGCCTGCCGTTCGACGCGCCCGAGGCCCGGGAGCTGTCCAAGCGCATCTCCGAGGAGATCTACTACGCGGCGCTGTCCACCTCGTGCGAGCTGGCCGAGCAGTTCGGCGCGCACCCGTCCTTCCCGGAGACGCGGGCGGCCAAGGGCGAGCTCCAGTTCGACAGCTGGGGCGTGAAGCCCACGGACGTGGCGCGCTGGGACGCGCTGCGCGCGCGCATCGTGAAGCATGGCCTGCGCAACTCGCTGATGATCGCCATCGCGCCCACGGCGACCATCGCCTCCATCGCCGGCTGCTACGAGTGCATCGAGCCGCAGGTGTCCAACCTGTTCAAGCGCGAGACGCTGTCGGGCGACTTCCTCCAGGTGAACCGCTACCTGGTGCGCGACCTCCAGGCCCTGGGCATGTGGAACGAGGCCGTGCGCAACCGCATCAAGCTGGCCGAGGGCAGCATCCAGGACCTCACCGAGCTGCCCGCCGACCTGCGCGCCATCTACCGCACCGCGTGGGAGCTGCCCATGCGCTCGCTGCTCGACATGGCGGCGGACCGCGGCGCCTTCATCGACCAGAGCCAGTCGCTCAACCTCTTCGTGGAGACGCCCAACATCGGCAAGCTCTCCTCGATGTACTTCTACGCCTGGCAGAAGGGGCTGAAGACGACCTACTACCTGCGCTCGCGTCCGGCCACGCGCATCGCCAAGGCGACGGTGGGCTCGTCGAGCTCCGCCACGCCGCAGGCCGC